The following coding sequences lie in one Thalassoglobus polymorphus genomic window:
- the rplD gene encoding 50S ribosomal protein L4 — protein sequence MSDDTKITAPIRDLAGGEVGTYEFDGNDLADRVSKQLLHDVVVMYDANRRQGTFKTKTRSEVSGRKKKMFRQKGTGNARMGTKQSPVRVGGGHAFAKRPRDFSYRLPKKAVRLATRMAMLSKFQDGEAIVLNELQLSESRTKPVFNMLNAVGLGGDSVLLVIPEYDLDIWRSARNIPNLWVAPLNELNAYSLLHQKHLLITKEAIDLARQGSFASTAESAAVG from the coding sequence CGATTCGCGACCTGGCTGGTGGTGAAGTTGGAACGTACGAATTCGACGGCAATGACTTGGCTGATCGGGTCAGTAAGCAATTACTGCACGATGTTGTCGTGATGTATGATGCAAATCGGCGACAAGGAACATTTAAGACGAAGACTCGTAGTGAAGTCTCTGGTCGTAAGAAGAAGATGTTCCGTCAGAAAGGGACTGGTAATGCCCGTATGGGTACTAAGCAGTCTCCCGTTCGCGTCGGTGGTGGTCATGCATTTGCAAAGCGTCCGCGAGATTTTTCTTACCGGTTGCCCAAGAAGGCAGTGCGGTTGGCGACTCGTATGGCGATGCTGAGTAAGTTTCAGGATGGTGAAGCAATTGTCTTGAATGAGCTTCAGTTGAGTGAGTCACGGACGAAGCCTGTGTTTAATATGTTGAACGCAGTTGGTCTCGGTGGAGATTCGGTTCTTCTCGTGATTCCAGAGTACGATTTGGATATCTGGCGTTCAGCCAGGAATATCCCGAATCTCTGGGTGGCACCGTTGAACGAGTTAAATGCATATTCGCTTCTGCATCAGAAGCACTTGTTGATCACGAAGGAAGCTATTGATCTTGCTCGCCAGGGATCGTTCGCGTCAACTGCAGAATCTGCAGCTGTTGGCTAA
- the rplW gene encoding 50S ribosomal protein L23 — translation MAGIELESHQVVLRPLVTEKGVHQSEKYNAYAFAVHPQANKADIRKAVEELWEVRVVAVRTQNRKGKPRRNRLTQGHTQSWKKAIVQLHDEDRIAFF, via the coding sequence GTGGCAGGCATTGAATTAGAATCGCATCAGGTGGTCCTTCGTCCTCTCGTGACAGAGAAGGGGGTTCATCAGTCCGAAAAGTATAACGCGTATGCATTCGCGGTTCATCCGCAGGCAAATAAAGCTGATATCCGCAAAGCTGTTGAAGAATTGTGGGAAGTGCGTGTTGTTGCTGTGCGTACACAAAATCGCAAAGGTAAGCCACGTCGCAATCGGTTGACTCAAGGTCATACACAGAGTTGGAAAAAAGCAATTGTTCAATTGCATGATGAAGACCGAATCGCGTTTTTCTAA
- the rplB gene encoding 50S ribosomal protein L2, whose product MGIRYYKPVTPGRRGASVSDFAEITDRKKQPEKSLTVRLTRTGGRNHHGKITVRHRGGGHRKIYRIIDFKRRLDDVEMKVTHIEYDPNRSARIALLEYDCPESGKLVKVYILAPNGLKAGDTVSNGANAEPTVGNCLPMSKIPQGTEIHNIEMQPGRGGQLVRSAGNYAVLNASEKGWAQVTLPSGEVRRLPSDCRATIGVVSNADHSKVVLGKAGRTRWKGRRPHVRGTVMNPVAHPMGGGEGRNSGGRHPCSPTGKLAKGGNTRKRRKPSSKAIIRRRRSRRYGQKKL is encoded by the coding sequence ATGGGAATTCGATATTACAAGCCGGTCACGCCAGGTCGCCGCGGAGCATCCGTCAGCGATTTCGCTGAAATTACGGATCGTAAGAAGCAGCCCGAGAAGAGCCTGACTGTTCGATTGACTCGCACAGGTGGTCGTAATCACCACGGGAAAATTACAGTTCGTCATCGCGGTGGTGGGCATCGGAAGATCTATCGTATTATTGATTTCAAGCGTCGACTTGATGACGTTGAAATGAAAGTGACTCACATTGAGTATGATCCTAACCGATCAGCTCGTATTGCATTGTTGGAGTATGATTGTCCGGAGTCAGGTAAACTGGTGAAAGTTTACATTCTGGCACCGAATGGTCTTAAAGCTGGCGATACAGTCAGCAATGGTGCGAATGCTGAACCGACAGTTGGAAATTGTCTTCCAATGTCGAAAATCCCTCAAGGGACGGAAATTCATAACATTGAAATGCAGCCTGGTCGTGGTGGGCAACTTGTCCGAAGTGCCGGGAACTATGCTGTTTTGAATGCCAGTGAAAAAGGTTGGGCTCAGGTAACATTGCCTTCTGGTGAAGTTCGACGTCTTCCTTCTGATTGTCGGGCAACAATTGGTGTAGTCAGTAACGCTGATCACTCCAAGGTTGTTTTGGGGAAGGCTGGCCGGACTCGGTGGAAAGGTCGTCGTCCTCATGTTCGAGGTACGGTGATGAACCCCGTCGCGCATCCGATGGGTGGTGGTGAAGGTCGAAACTCGGGTGGTCGTCATCCTTGTAGTCCAACAGGAAAATTGGCGAAGGGTGGAAATACTCGGAAACGACGTAAACCATCATCAAAAGCGATTATCCGTCGACGTCGATCACGTCGTTACGGACAGAAAAAACTGTAG
- the rpsS gene encoding 30S ribosomal protein S19, translated as MSRSLKKGPYVDEKLLKKIAKLDENDRKDPIKTWARRSTISPEFIGHTFLVHNGRQHVQVYVTEDMVGHKLGEFSPTRTFRGHGAKGNR; from the coding sequence ATGAGTCGATCATTGAAGAAGGGGCCTTACGTAGATGAAAAGCTCCTGAAGAAGATCGCAAAACTGGACGAGAATGATCGAAAAGATCCCATTAAGACATGGGCTCGCAGGTCAACGATCTCTCCAGAATTTATTGGACACACTTTCCTTGTTCATAATGGCCGTCAACACGTCCAGGTTTATGTGACAGAGGATATGGTCGGGCATAAACTCGGCGAATTTTCTCCGACCCGAACATTTCGTGGACACGGGGCAAAAGGAAACAGGTAG
- the rplV gene encoding 50S ribosomal protein L22 — protein sequence MALVKASHRHARISATKVRPFADLIRGLSVEEGLQVLKYEPNRGARFLEKVLRSAAANAEDRGARNVDNLPIVECRIDGGPMFKRLQPRARGMAFLIRRRFAHIHVAIDAPEVE from the coding sequence ATGGCATTGGTCAAAGCGAGTCATCGACACGCAAGAATTTCCGCGACAAAGGTTCGTCCTTTTGCGGACCTGATTCGCGGACTTTCTGTTGAAGAGGGTCTCCAGGTTCTCAAGTATGAACCAAATCGTGGTGCACGCTTCCTTGAGAAGGTTCTCAGAAGTGCTGCAGCGAATGCAGAAGATCGTGGTGCACGAAATGTTGACAATCTTCCTATTGTGGAATGTCGCATTGATGGCGGACCGATGTTCAAGCGATTGCAACCGCGAGCACGTGGAATGGCATTCCTGATTCGTCGTCGGTTTGCTCACATTCATGTGGCAATTGACGCACCAGAAGTGGAATAG
- the rpsC gene encoding 30S ribosomal protein S3, whose protein sequence is MGQKVHPRGFRIGIVEPWRSRWYANKKEYGDLLVEDRNIRLFVKSEYKSAAIEKIEIDRTRDQVIIHLFSARPGIIIGRKGQEIDRLKARLEDKFGRRMEVKIVEINNPYRCAQLIAEDIAQQLTKRGSFRRAIKRTLDQVMEAGVLGVKIELSGRLGGAEMSRREKASRGSIPLSTLQRKVDYGFTESKTAQGVIGVKVWVDLGDYADEENSDGANAEAGKVSKKAKRSHKR, encoded by the coding sequence ATGGGACAAAAAGTACACCCACGAGGGTTCCGTATTGGCATCGTCGAACCTTGGCGAAGTCGTTGGTACGCGAATAAAAAAGAGTATGGTGATCTCCTTGTTGAAGATCGTAATATTCGTCTCTTCGTGAAGTCAGAATATAAGTCGGCAGCAATCGAAAAGATTGAAATCGACCGGACTCGAGACCAGGTGATCATTCATCTTTTCTCTGCCCGACCAGGAATTATCATTGGCCGTAAAGGTCAGGAAATTGACCGACTGAAAGCTCGTCTGGAAGATAAATTTGGACGACGCATGGAAGTCAAGATTGTCGAAATCAACAACCCGTATCGCTGTGCACAATTGATCGCTGAAGACATTGCTCAGCAATTAACAAAGCGGGGTAGTTTCCGTCGTGCAATCAAGAGAACACTTGATCAAGTGATGGAAGCTGGAGTGTTGGGGGTAAAAATTGAGCTCTCAGGTCGTCTTGGTGGTGCAGAGATGTCCCGCCGCGAAAAGGCCAGTCGAGGATCAATTCCACTCTCTACACTGCAGAGAAAAGTTGACTACGGTTTTACTGAATCGAAAACAGCACAAGGTGTGATTGGCGTTAAGGTCTGGGTGGACCTCGGCGACTACGCAGACGAGGAGAATTCCGATGGCGCTAATGCCGAAGCGGGTAAAGTATCGAAAAAGGCAAAGAGGTCGCATAAAAGGTAA
- the rplP gene encoding 50S ribosomal protein L16, which translates to MALMPKRVKYRKRQRGRIKGNATRGNTVAFGEFGLQSTQAGHISARTIEACRIAATQYIRGTGGKLFIRIFPDKSVTARPLETRMGKGKGEPDHWVAVVKPGTVLFEIAGGTHDAARDCFNRVAHKLPVRVRLVERQPG; encoded by the coding sequence ATGGCGCTAATGCCGAAGCGGGTAAAGTATCGAAAAAGGCAAAGAGGTCGCATAAAAGGTAATGCGACTCGTGGAAACACGGTTGCATTCGGTGAGTTTGGTCTGCAGTCTACTCAAGCTGGACACATCTCAGCCCGAACCATTGAAGCCTGTCGTATTGCGGCGACTCAATATATTCGTGGAACTGGCGGAAAACTTTTCATCCGCATTTTTCCAGATAAGTCAGTGACGGCCCGCCCTCTTGAAACCCGTATGGGTAAGGGTAAGGGAGAACCGGATCACTGGGTTGCAGTAGTGAAGCCTGGGACAGTTTTGTTTGAAATTGCGGGGGGAACGCACGACGCAGCTCGTGATTGTTTCAACCGTGTTGCACATAAACTTCCAGTTCGAGTTCGTTTGGTTGAACGTCAACCCGGTTAA
- the rpmC gene encoding 50S ribosomal protein L29 yields MSKANELREMNEEQLQAELKLTQQELFRLRFQASTEKLDAPSNLKKLRRTIARIKTLLHESRLAGAES; encoded by the coding sequence ATGTCGAAAGCAAATGAACTTCGCGAAATGAATGAAGAACAGCTTCAGGCTGAGTTAAAGTTAACTCAGCAGGAATTGTTCAGATTGCGTTTTCAAGCCTCTACGGAAAAACTGGATGCTCCCAGTAATCTGAAGAAGCTACGCAGAACAATCGCGCGAATTAAAACACTCCTGCACGAAAGCCGTTTGGCTGGTGCAGAGTCATAA
- the rpsQ gene encoding 30S ribosomal protein S17, whose amino-acid sequence MRTTLIGVVTSDRNSKTRRVDVERLHQHSKYKKIVRGRTVCYVHDENNDSKIGDTIEITECRPRSKSKRWELVRVVKSVSDVASQLKREDQVTDGELNAADIEEQIDSSGADKTPVESSDGEQAATE is encoded by the coding sequence ATGCGTACTACGTTGATTGGTGTTGTCACAAGTGATCGAAATTCGAAGACGCGCCGCGTCGATGTTGAACGTTTGCATCAGCATTCCAAGTACAAAAAAATTGTACGAGGTCGGACAGTCTGTTACGTCCATGATGAGAATAACGACTCTAAAATCGGTGATACTATTGAAATCACTGAATGTCGTCCTCGCTCGAAGTCAAAACGTTGGGAACTCGTTCGAGTAGTGAAGAGCGTCTCCGATGTTGCGAGTCAGTTGAAGCGTGAAGATCAGGTTACAGACGGCGAGTTGAATGCTGCTGATATTGAAGAGCAGATTGATTCAAGTGGAGCTGATAAGACTCCCGTTGAAAGTTCAGATGGCGAACAAGCTGCCACTGAATAG
- the rplN gene encoding 50S ribosomal protein L14, which translates to MIQMQTVLDVADNTGAKTVRCIRVLGGTRRRTASLGDVIVVSIQKSIAGAPEAFRKGKVTRGVIVRVRKNTRRSDGSYVRFDSNAVVLVDPDGSPRGTRIFGAVARELRDHKFMKIISLASEVV; encoded by the coding sequence ATGATCCAGATGCAAACAGTCTTGGATGTCGCAGACAATACAGGGGCGAAAACCGTCCGTTGTATTCGCGTCCTTGGTGGAACTCGTCGTCGGACGGCTTCACTTGGCGACGTGATTGTTGTGAGTATTCAAAAGTCGATTGCTGGTGCTCCGGAAGCTTTTCGAAAAGGAAAAGTCACTCGTGGAGTCATTGTTCGTGTTCGTAAGAATACTCGCAGATCAGATGGTAGTTACGTCCGTTTTGATAGCAATGCAGTCGTGCTTGTTGATCCAGACGGAAGTCCTCGTGGAACCAGGATCTTCGGAGCCGTTGCTAGAGAATTACGAGATCATAAGTTCATGAAGATCATTAGCCTCGCTAGTGAGGTGGTGTAA
- the rplX gene encoding 50S ribosomal protein L24 has translation MKIKRGDMVLVTAGDDRSSTPRPVQQVLDNGQKVLIEGVNLVYKHVKRGHPKSPQGGRLRMEKPIQSSNVVYYCTSCEQGVKLGYRFNENGEKERYCRKCSNGIGVVSPARGKHIQS, from the coding sequence ATGAAGATTAAACGCGGAGATATGGTCCTGGTCACAGCCGGTGACGATCGATCATCCACACCAAGGCCTGTTCAACAAGTCCTCGATAATGGACAGAAAGTCCTTATTGAAGGTGTGAACCTGGTTTATAAACATGTGAAACGTGGCCATCCCAAGAGTCCTCAAGGTGGGCGTCTACGGATGGAGAAACCTATTCAAAGTTCAAATGTGGTCTATTACTGCACCTCATGTGAACAGGGTGTGAAATTAGGTTATCGCTTCAACGAAAATGGTGAGAAAGAACGTTATTGTCGAAAGTGTTCTAATGGCATCGGAGTTGTCTCTCCTGCACGTGGGAAACACATTCAGTCGTAA